The Altererythrobacter sp. Root672 genome includes a window with the following:
- the ispH gene encoding 4-hydroxy-3-methylbut-2-enyl diphosphate reductase: MNAPFQNEATGPTKTAEAKVPLTVLIAAPRGFCAGVDRAIEIVERALGRFGAPVYVRHEIVHNRFVVESLKAKGAVFVEELDQVPEGVPVVFSAHGVPKSVPAEAERREMTYLDATCPLVSKVHRQAERHLEANRHIIFIGHRGHPEAVGTYGQVPEGSMTVIETVEEVESLDFPAEAPLAFLTQTTLSVDDTAQVVAALRAKYPHIVGPKAEDICYATSNRQAAVKEIAGKCELVLVIGSPNSSNSVRLVEVAERCGAKARLIQRASEIDASWLDGVSTLGLTAGASAPEPLVLEVIERLGELREVAVNEVVTAQEQIVFKLPRQLID; encoded by the coding sequence ATGAACGCGCCCTTTCAGAATGAGGCCACCGGGCCGACTAAAACCGCTGAGGCCAAAGTGCCGCTAACGGTGCTGATCGCCGCCCCGCGCGGCTTCTGCGCCGGTGTCGACCGTGCGATCGAGATAGTCGAGCGCGCGCTCGGTCGGTTTGGTGCCCCGGTCTATGTTCGGCACGAGATTGTGCACAACCGCTTCGTGGTTGAAAGCCTCAAGGCCAAAGGCGCGGTCTTCGTCGAAGAGCTCGACCAGGTGCCCGAAGGTGTTCCGGTGGTCTTCAGCGCGCATGGCGTTCCCAAGTCGGTCCCGGCCGAAGCCGAACGCCGCGAGATGACCTACCTCGACGCCACCTGTCCGCTGGTGAGCAAGGTCCACCGCCAGGCCGAACGCCATTTGGAGGCCAACCGGCACATCATCTTCATCGGCCATCGCGGCCATCCCGAAGCGGTCGGTACTTATGGACAGGTGCCAGAGGGCTCCATGACCGTGATCGAAACGGTCGAGGAAGTCGAAAGCCTCGATTTCCCCGCCGAGGCGCCTCTCGCCTTCCTGACGCAGACGACGCTTTCGGTCGACGACACCGCCCAAGTCGTGGCCGCATTGCGGGCCAAGTATCCGCATATCGTCGGGCCCAAGGCGGAAGACATCTGCTACGCCACTTCCAATCGCCAGGCCGCGGTCAAGGAGATCGCCGGCAAGTGCGAACTGGTGCTGGTGATCGGCTCCCCCAACTCCTCCAATTCGGTGCGGCTGGTCGAAGTCGCCGAGCGCTGCGGCGCCAAGGCACGGCTGATCCAGCGCGCCAGTGAGATCGACGCCTCCTGGCTCGACGGCGTATCGACCCTGGGCTTAACCGCCGGCGCCTCGGCGCCCGAGCCGCTGGTCCTCGAAGTGATCGAGCGGCTCGGCGAGTTGCGGGAAGTGGCGGTGAACGAAGTCGTCACCGCGCAGGAACAGATCGTCTTCAAGCTTCCGCGCCAGTTGATCGACTGA
- the thrB gene encoding homoserine kinase, which translates to MAVYTTLSAAELAALIAQYDVGELVSAKGIAEGVSNSNWLIETTGNSGQGERFILTMYEARVDADDLPFFLGLLDHLAAKGSPVPRTIHDRDGAASRLVRGKAVALIEFLPGVSVDDPSAEQARAVGEALAGIHIASADFSGQRANGMSLPQWHKLFADCGEEGLRSIDPELPNLVRRELDFLSANWPKDLPHSVIHADLFPDNVLLLGEQVCGLIDFYFACTDITAYDLAVTHSAWCFSKDGRFRPDIAEALVAGYAARRTLSAAEWNALPLLARGAALRFVATRAYDWLNTPADALVTRKDPMDFARRLSFYAAEGERAFPRVTA; encoded by the coding sequence GTGGCCGTCTACACAACGCTTTCGGCCGCCGAACTGGCCGCGCTCATCGCGCAATACGATGTCGGCGAACTCGTGTCGGCCAAGGGCATCGCCGAGGGTGTGTCCAATTCGAACTGGCTGATCGAGACGACCGGGAATAGCGGCCAGGGCGAACGCTTCATCCTGACGATGTACGAAGCCCGCGTCGACGCGGATGACCTGCCGTTCTTCCTCGGCCTGCTCGATCATCTCGCCGCCAAGGGCAGCCCGGTCCCGCGCACGATCCACGACCGCGATGGCGCGGCCTCGCGCTTGGTCCGTGGCAAGGCCGTCGCCCTGATCGAGTTCCTTCCCGGTGTCTCGGTTGACGACCCAAGCGCAGAGCAGGCTCGCGCCGTGGGCGAAGCCCTCGCCGGCATTCACATCGCTTCAGCGGACTTTTCGGGTCAGCGCGCTAACGGCATGTCTCTCCCGCAGTGGCACAAGCTGTTCGCCGATTGTGGCGAGGAAGGTTTGCGCTCGATCGATCCGGAGCTTCCCAACCTCGTCAGGCGCGAGCTGGATTTCCTTTCGGCGAACTGGCCCAAGGACCTGCCCCACTCGGTCATCCACGCCGATCTCTTTCCCGACAACGTGCTGTTGCTGGGCGAGCAGGTTTGCGGGTTGATCGACTTCTATTTCGCCTGCACCGATATCACTGCTTACGACCTGGCAGTGACCCATTCGGCCTGGTGCTTCTCGAAGGACGGCCGTTTCAGGCCGGACATCGCCGAGGCTCTCGTCGCGGGATACGCGGCCCGGCGCACCCTCTCTGCCGCCGAATGGAACGCCTTACCGCTGCTGGCACGCGGAGCTGCGCTGCGGTTCGTCGCCACGCGAGCCTACGATTGGCTCAACACCCCGGCTGACGCCCTGGTGACGCGCAAGGATCCGATGGATTTCGCCCGCAGGCTGTCATTCTACGCCGC